A genomic region of Catalinimonas niigatensis contains the following coding sequences:
- the sov gene encoding T9SS outer membrane translocon Sov/SprA — MAQDTNPPVDTVQTDTLPDNEYEYSKRPVFRLQDRYGNPISNPTTPSPFQLQTPAQLDYDIQVDSTINYSLYERINGLDYRAPTNLNFDEYSEYQNQQIKKDYFKSRSIGLDGESAVSGKRLIPPIYTTPIFDRLFGGSFVDIRPNGFVTLDFGGRFQRTDNPQVPLRQQRNGNFEFDQQISLNVIGKIGDKLAVTANFDNNNSFDFQNNVKVEYTGYDHEIIQKIELGNVSLPVSNSLITGSQSLFGLKTQLQFGKLFVTSVASVQRGQSESITIESGSQNSEFELRASDYDENRHFFLGHFFRENYESWLSRLPQVTSVLNVTRVEVYVLNRNNNTETLRNIAAFMDLAEGETIYQEDNPNVVPAEGAGPTRNDANQLFSNLLNSPAARDVNQVNEALTQDFSLAKATDFEVITSARKLTEQEFTFNSTLGYISLNRKLQNDEVLAVAFEYTYQGQRYKVGELTEDYQNLGDDKVVFLKLLRPSKINTEVPTWDLMMKNIYSLNAMQIEPLGFQFRVVYRDDRTGIDNPSLHEGEIANEPLIRLLGLDQLNQNNDTQPDGNFDFVEGITINTALGIIIFPVLQPFGNHLEQIIQAGAPEEALVNKYVYDALYETTKADAELITTKNKFFLTGSFQAGSANEIMLPGFNIAEGSVQIIAGNTPLVEGVDFTVDYNLGKVNIINEGVLSSGKRIQISFEKADLFNFQQRTLLGTRLDYRFNDDINLGATVLHLSERPVVTRVAIGSEPTKNTKYGFDFNYRKESRFLTRMVDLLPIVQTKEISSITVNAEFAQLIPGTSNIVDGDGTSYIDDFENTITPFNLNGWQNWQLSATPVTDDERFFINDQLGEGYRRAKLAWYVVDNSAFYIERGGLKPEGIPTPISNHYERQVIPQEVFPNQEAQVVNLSLPVLDLVYFPEERGPYNYNPNLTPEGNLPNPEDNWAGITRAITSEVDFDKTNIEYVEFWLMDPFIPGENGTVMGENNTTGGQLIFNLGSVSEDVIPDDKHFFENGLPEDYNQEEVTVNDWGRTPADQFLTDFFNNSSAEVRSNQDVGFDGIRNNDEIDFYGDLISRMPPAAQAAIQDDPSADNFQYYLGDDLDVRNAQIIERYKNFNGQEGNTPITSGNERFTPSGTQLPDNEDLNRDNTLSDLEEYYEYRINLRPGQLRVGQNYIVDQTVGQNTGVTWYLFRIPIRQPDGKVGNIQGFKSIRYIRTYLTGWRQPAALRFAKFQFVGSQWRRYNEELFKKGLNEYTEPYDPKFTISVVNIEENASDTDNGSPYVVPPGIIRDRDNTSPINRRQNEQSIQLCVEDLKDGDARAAYKNMTLDLINYGKVRMFFHAESQTADDSTVTAFLRLGTDFTENYYEIEVPLVMSTPGVADPRVVWPEENEIDIDLNDLYRLKSQRNNNNQPISLPYTRRIGKHILTVVGRPEMSTVQTVMIGIRNPQTPDRAPKDVCIWANELRVGDFDRTSGWAANARVNAQLADVANITASARHMTFGFGGVQSRISERSREEATEYDVSANVTLDKFLPEKLGLRVPMFVSYEKGQIEPQFDPRDPDIPLEAALAALPATERAEYRQIVTDQVTRRSLNFTNVHKVKLNENARSHFFDLSNFSLSYSYSDVERTNFNTALYSQKIIRAGIGYNYNFPDVNIQPFANSTLFNSPWLALIKDFNFSPLPSTISIRGDVNRNFVKTLYRGADLNPLDSAFYEKAFTFNRIYDLRWNLTQSLSIDYGARAFAIIDEPPGDLDSEAKRDTVFTNLKRFGRMKNFDQALTGTYTIPFDKLPITDWISADVRYAAGYTWRAGAIGFVDDFGNTIENNRDQSLNGKIDMVGLYNKVTLLRDINTPQRGRARRAPPATTPQNNADTVAQEKPVREAKFAKGFLRLLMSLRSINGTYTLSEGTLLPGYLPNAVFFGMDSSFSAPGLPFLLGSQDPEIRNEAVRNGWLTTSNALTMPFQQSRVENINIRANIEPFADFRIQLDFKKTKTGTYQEIYQLDSIVDPLTGAVTFAYNGQNPARIGNYDISSFTLRTAFSQDDEENNSEIFTDFENNRAIIQARLERENPNPGSYDLNSQDVLIPSFLAAYSGQDANDVQLSPFPRIPLPNWRIDYAGLPRLIPELSDMFLSFNITHGYISNYSVSNYTSNLLYGDEDLLLLSRNVEDYPLASRLNENDQSTFAPVYIIQQVTITERFSPLIGLNVRTKGRLTGRISYDTERALALNMSNTQITELSSKAINVNFGFTKSEITLPFRVEGRSITLENDLTFNLGMSFKDTKTVQRKLDEKSTVTNGNINFQVRPTVDYRVNDKLNIQLYFARTINDPRVTNSFKRITTEFGVQARFNLAQ, encoded by the coding sequence ATGGCCCAGGATACAAACCCTCCTGTTGATACTGTACAGACCGATACATTACCAGACAATGAGTATGAATATAGTAAACGTCCTGTTTTTCGTTTACAGGATCGTTATGGAAACCCTATCTCCAATCCTACAACCCCCTCCCCTTTTCAACTGCAAACTCCTGCACAGTTGGATTATGATATACAGGTGGATAGCACCATCAACTATTCTTTGTATGAGAGGATCAATGGATTGGATTACCGCGCCCCCACAAATTTAAACTTTGACGAATACTCCGAGTACCAAAACCAGCAAATCAAAAAAGATTACTTTAAAAGCCGTTCAATCGGACTGGATGGAGAAAGCGCTGTGAGCGGCAAGCGGCTTATTCCTCCTATCTATACCACACCAATATTTGACCGGCTTTTTGGAGGTTCTTTCGTAGATATTCGTCCTAATGGATTTGTGACTTTAGACTTTGGAGGGCGCTTTCAACGCACAGACAATCCCCAGGTACCGCTAAGGCAGCAGCGAAACGGTAATTTTGAGTTTGACCAGCAGATAAGTCTTAATGTCATCGGAAAAATTGGTGACAAACTGGCTGTGACTGCCAATTTTGATAATAACAATTCTTTTGACTTCCAAAATAATGTAAAGGTAGAGTACACCGGCTACGATCATGAGATTATTCAAAAGATTGAATTGGGTAATGTAAGCCTTCCTGTAAGTAATAGCCTAATCACCGGCTCCCAAAGCCTCTTTGGCCTCAAAACACAACTACAGTTTGGGAAACTCTTTGTCACCAGTGTAGCTTCCGTGCAAAGAGGGCAATCAGAGTCTATCACTATTGAAAGTGGCTCTCAGAACAGCGAGTTTGAGCTTAGAGCATCGGACTACGACGAAAACAGGCACTTTTTTCTAGGCCATTTCTTCCGGGAAAACTATGAAAGCTGGCTTAGCCGCCTGCCTCAGGTTACTTCCGTGCTAAACGTCACCCGGGTAGAAGTGTATGTGCTGAACAGGAATAATAATACAGAAACTCTTCGCAATATCGCCGCTTTTATGGATTTGGCGGAAGGTGAAACCATTTACCAGGAGGATAATCCTAATGTTGTGCCTGCGGAAGGAGCAGGCCCCACACGGAATGATGCCAACCAGTTATTCAGCAATTTGCTCAACTCTCCGGCTGCACGCGATGTCAACCAGGTGAATGAAGCTTTAACTCAGGACTTTAGTCTGGCCAAAGCCACTGACTTTGAAGTAATTACCTCAGCACGAAAACTCACAGAACAGGAATTTACATTCAACAGCACATTGGGTTATATCTCGCTTAACCGTAAGCTACAGAATGACGAAGTGCTGGCGGTAGCTTTTGAATATACCTACCAGGGACAACGGTATAAAGTAGGTGAACTTACCGAAGATTATCAAAATCTGGGTGATGACAAAGTAGTATTCCTTAAGCTGCTACGCCCCAGCAAAATCAATACGGAAGTGCCTACCTGGGACCTGATGATGAAAAACATCTACTCCCTCAATGCCATGCAAATTGAGCCCTTAGGTTTTCAGTTCAGGGTAGTGTACCGTGATGATCGCACGGGTATAGATAACCCCAGCTTGCACGAAGGTGAAATTGCCAACGAGCCGCTCATCCGCCTGCTTGGTTTGGATCAGTTGAACCAAAATAATGATACACAGCCTGATGGCAACTTTGACTTTGTAGAAGGCATCACCATCAATACAGCCCTTGGCATTATCATATTCCCTGTTCTACAACCTTTTGGAAACCATCTGGAACAGATCATCCAGGCAGGCGCCCCGGAGGAGGCTTTGGTAAACAAATATGTATATGATGCCTTATATGAAACGACTAAGGCTGATGCTGAGCTGATTACTACTAAAAACAAGTTTTTTCTTACAGGAAGTTTTCAGGCGGGTTCCGCCAATGAAATTATGCTCCCCGGTTTCAATATAGCAGAGGGCTCTGTACAGATCATCGCTGGTAACACCCCTCTGGTAGAAGGGGTTGATTTTACAGTAGATTATAATCTGGGAAAAGTAAACATCATCAATGAAGGGGTACTTAGTTCCGGTAAGCGTATTCAGATATCTTTTGAAAAAGCCGACTTATTCAATTTTCAACAGCGCACCCTTTTGGGAACCCGTCTGGATTATCGTTTCAACGATGATATCAACCTGGGAGCTACTGTACTCCACCTCAGTGAACGTCCGGTAGTTACCCGCGTGGCTATTGGCAGTGAGCCCACTAAGAACACCAAGTATGGCTTTGACTTCAATTACCGGAAGGAATCCCGTTTCCTAACCAGGATGGTAGATCTTTTGCCTATCGTACAAACCAAAGAGATTTCCAGCATCACGGTAAATGCTGAGTTTGCCCAACTTATCCCTGGCACTTCCAATATTGTAGACGGCGACGGAACCTCATACATAGATGATTTTGAAAATACCATTACCCCCTTCAATCTTAATGGATGGCAAAATTGGCAGTTATCCGCTACTCCAGTCACGGACGACGAGCGCTTTTTTATCAACGACCAGTTGGGAGAAGGCTACCGCCGCGCCAAGTTGGCCTGGTATGTAGTAGATAACAGCGCATTTTATATAGAACGAGGAGGACTCAAGCCTGAAGGTATTCCTACTCCAATCAGTAACCACTATGAGCGGCAGGTTATCCCACAGGAAGTTTTTCCTAATCAGGAAGCGCAGGTGGTCAACTTATCACTACCAGTACTGGACCTGGTCTATTTTCCTGAAGAACGCGGACCGTATAATTACAACCCTAATCTAACGCCAGAAGGTAATTTGCCCAATCCGGAAGATAACTGGGCTGGTATTACCCGGGCTATTACCTCCGAAGTTGACTTTGACAAAACCAATATAGAATACGTAGAATTCTGGCTCATGGACCCCTTTATCCCAGGTGAAAATGGTACCGTCATGGGAGAGAATAATACTACCGGAGGGCAACTGATTTTTAATCTGGGGAGTGTCTCTGAAGATGTTATTCCTGATGACAAACACTTCTTTGAAAATGGTTTGCCTGAAGACTACAACCAGGAAGAGGTCACAGTAAACGATTGGGGCCGCACCCCAGCTGATCAGTTTCTGACTGATTTCTTTAACAATAGTTCGGCAGAGGTTAGAAGTAACCAGGATGTTGGCTTTGATGGGATTCGCAATAATGATGAAATTGATTTCTACGGCGACCTTATCAGCAGAATGCCTCCTGCCGCACAGGCTGCCATACAGGATGACCCTTCGGCAGATAACTTTCAATATTATCTGGGAGATGATTTAGACGTCAGGAACGCACAGATCATAGAACGCTATAAAAACTTCAATGGACAGGAAGGTAATACACCCATTACCAGTGGGAATGAAAGATTCACTCCATCTGGCACTCAACTACCTGATAACGAGGATCTTAACCGGGACAATACCCTCAGTGACTTGGAGGAATACTATGAATACAGAATTAACCTCCGTCCCGGCCAGCTGAGAGTAGGACAAAATTATATTGTTGACCAGACAGTGGGTCAGAATACGGGCGTTACCTGGTATCTGTTCCGTATTCCTATCCGCCAGCCCGACGGCAAAGTAGGTAACATTCAGGGTTTTAAGTCTATTCGCTACATCCGGACTTACCTAACAGGCTGGCGTCAACCTGCTGCGCTCAGGTTTGCTAAGTTCCAGTTTGTCGGTAGCCAGTGGAGAAGGTACAATGAGGAGCTTTTTAAAAAAGGACTCAACGAATATACTGAACCTTACGACCCTAAGTTTACCATTTCCGTAGTCAATATTGAAGAAAACGCATCGGATACTGACAATGGCTCTCCCTATGTAGTGCCCCCTGGCATCATCCGTGACCGGGATAACACCTCTCCTATCAACCGCCGTCAAAATGAGCAGTCCATCCAGCTATGTGTGGAAGATTTGAAAGATGGGGATGCCCGGGCAGCCTATAAGAACATGACATTGGACCTAATCAATTATGGCAAGGTACGTATGTTCTTCCACGCCGAAAGCCAGACTGCCGATGATAGCACTGTAACTGCCTTCCTGAGATTGGGTACGGATTTTACTGAAAACTATTACGAGATTGAAGTTCCTCTGGTGATGTCTACTCCCGGCGTAGCTGATCCCCGCGTAGTGTGGCCGGAAGAAAATGAGATTGATATTGACCTGAACGACCTGTACAGATTAAAATCACAGCGAAACAATAATAACCAGCCAATCAGTCTGCCTTATACCCGCAGAATTGGTAAGCATATACTTACTGTGGTAGGACGTCCTGAAATGAGTACCGTACAAACTGTAATGATTGGTATACGGAACCCGCAAACACCTGATCGTGCGCCAAAAGATGTGTGTATCTGGGCCAATGAACTGCGGGTAGGTGATTTTGACCGTACCAGCGGATGGGCAGCCAATGCCCGTGTCAATGCACAGCTGGCAGATGTAGCCAATATTACTGCTTCTGCCCGGCATATGACTTTTGGCTTCGGAGGCGTGCAATCCAGAATTTCAGAACGTTCGCGTGAGGAAGCTACAGAATATGATGTCTCAGCCAATGTAACCCTGGATAAATTTTTACCAGAGAAACTTGGCTTAAGAGTTCCGATGTTTGTAAGCTACGAAAAAGGACAAATTGAACCGCAATTTGACCCACGCGATCCGGATATTCCGCTAGAGGCTGCACTTGCTGCTTTGCCCGCTACAGAAAGAGCAGAATACCGGCAGATCGTTACCGACCAGGTGACCAGGCGTAGCCTTAACTTTACCAATGTGCACAAAGTGAAGCTGAACGAAAATGCCAGATCTCACTTTTTTGACCTATCTAACTTTTCCCTTTCTTATTCTTATAGCGATGTAGAAAGAACTAATTTTAATACCGCCCTATACTCGCAAAAAATTATCCGTGCCGGTATTGGGTACAACTATAATTTTCCCGATGTAAACATTCAGCCTTTTGCCAACTCAACGCTCTTTAACTCCCCCTGGCTGGCCCTTATTAAGGATTTTAATTTTTCACCCTTGCCTTCTACCATCAGTATACGGGGAGACGTCAATCGGAATTTTGTAAAAACGCTGTACCGGGGGGCTGACCTGAATCCGTTGGATTCAGCTTTCTATGAAAAGGCCTTTACATTCAATCGTATTTATGATTTGCGGTGGAACCTGACCCAAAGTTTATCCATAGATTATGGAGCGCGTGCCTTTGCCATTATTGATGAACCTCCTGGCGACTTGGATTCAGAAGCCAAACGTGATACGGTTTTTACCAATCTGAAGCGTTTTGGCCGTATGAAAAACTTTGATCAGGCCCTTACCGGTACCTATACCATACCCTTTGACAAGCTTCCAATCACAGATTGGATTAGTGCAGATGTACGATATGCTGCCGGCTATACCTGGAGGGCAGGAGCCATCGGCTTTGTAGATGATTTTGGCAATACCATAGAAAACAACCGGGACCAAAGTCTTAATGGGAAAATTGATATGGTTGGCTTGTACAACAAAGTGACTTTACTAAGAGATATCAACACTCCCCAGAGAGGAAGAGCAAGACGGGCACCTCCCGCTACTACACCTCAGAATAATGCTGATACAGTAGCTCAGGAAAAGCCGGTAAGAGAAGCCAAATTTGCCAAAGGCTTTTTACGTTTGCTGATGTCATTACGCTCTATCAATGGCACTTATACCTTAAGCGAAGGTACACTTCTACCGGGTTACCTACCGAATGCAGTCTTCTTTGGCATGGATAGTAGTTTCAGTGCACCAGGCCTTCCCTTTCTATTGGGTAGTCAGGACCCTGAAATTCGGAATGAAGCAGTGCGGAACGGCTGGCTTACCACCAGTAATGCCCTGACAATGCCCTTCCAACAATCAAGGGTAGAAAATATTAATATCAGGGCAAATATTGAACCCTTCGCTGATTTTCGTATTCAACTGGATTTCAAGAAAACAAAGACGGGCACCTACCAGGAAATTTACCAACTGGATTCCATTGTAGATCCTTTGACAGGAGCAGTCACCTTTGCTTATAATGGTCAGAACCCTGCCCGTATCGGCAATTATGATATAAGTTCTTTCACACTCAGGACGGCATTTTCACAAGATGACGAGGAAAACAACTCAGAAATATTCACCGATTTTGAGAACAACCGAGCCATCATCCAGGCACGACTGGAAAGAGAAAATCCTAACCCCGGTAGTTATGACCTTAACTCGCAGGATGTATTAATTCCTTCATTTTTGGCAGCTTATAGTGGTCAGGATGCCAATGATGTCCAGCTAAGCCCTTTTCCCAGGATTCCTTTACCTAACTGGCGAATAGATTATGCAGGGCTCCCCCGCCTTATCCCTGAGCTGAGCGATATGTTCTTGTCTTTCAACATCACCCATGGGTATATCTCAAATTATTCTGTAAGTAACTATACCAGCAACCTGTTATATGGAGATGAAGATCTGTTGCTCCTCAGCAGAAATGTAGAAGACTATCCACTTGCCAGCAGGCTTAACGAAAATGACCAGAGTACCTTCGCTCCGGTCTATATCATACAACAAGTTACCATCACCGAAAGATTTTCTCCACTGATAGGCTTAAACGTTCGTACCAAAGGACGACTTACTGGTAGAATTTCTTATGACACAGAAAGAGCCCTGGCGCTTAACATGTCTAATACTCAGATCACCGAGCTAAGCAGTAAGGCTATTAATGTTAATTTTGGGTTTACCAAATCCGAAATTACATTACCCTTCAGAGTAGAAGGAAGAAGCATCACACTTGAAAATGATCTCACCTTCAATTTGGGGATGTCTTTTAAGGATACTAAGACAGTGCAGCGTAAGCTGGATGAGAAAAGTACTGTTACCAATGGAAACATCAATTTCCAGGTCAGACCCACCGTTGACTATCGGGTCAATGATAAGCTCAACATACAACTATATTTTGCCCGTACCATCAATGACCCCAGAGTCACTAATTCGTTCAAACGGATTACTACTGAGTTTGGCGTACAGGCACGTTTTAATCTGGCGCAATAA
- the gcvH gene encoding glycine cleavage system protein GcvH, which produces MNLPENLKYTKDHEWVRVEGDEAYVGVTDFAQGELGDIVFVEIETEGEDINQGEVFGTVEAVKTVSDLFMPVDGKVLEFNSELESSPEVVNEDPYGKGWMIKISITNASQLNDLLDPAGYQELIGA; this is translated from the coding sequence ATGAACCTACCTGAAAATTTAAAATATACCAAAGATCACGAATGGGTGAGAGTAGAAGGCGATGAAGCTTATGTGGGTGTCACTGATTTTGCTCAGGGTGAACTTGGTGATATTGTTTTTGTAGAAATTGAAACTGAAGGAGAAGACATAAATCAGGGTGAAGTATTTGGTACTGTAGAAGCTGTAAAAACTGTATCAGACCTATTTATGCCAGTAGACGGTAAAGTACTGGAATTTAACAGTGAGCTGGAATCCTCACCCGAAGTAGTCAATGAGGACCCCTATGGAAAAGGTTGGATGATCAAAATAAGCATCACCAATGCCTCTCAGCTGAACGATTTACTTGATCCCGCTGGCTATCAGGAACTCATTGGAGCATAA
- a CDS encoding VanZ family protein translates to MPHLQGNYFLSIDKLAHAFVFCMLVLLMIIGFTKQSRYRLLRTNAIKYSLIISLTCAIILEILQFLSTARMVEFFDAGANIVGCISGWLLFLAIYKL, encoded by the coding sequence ATGCCCCACTTACAGGGGAATTACTTCTTAAGTATAGACAAATTAGCCCATGCTTTTGTATTCTGTATGCTGGTGTTATTAATGATCATAGGCTTTACTAAACAATCACGTTATCGGTTGTTGCGAACCAATGCCATTAAATATTCGTTAATAATATCGCTAACATGTGCTATAATTCTAGAAATACTTCAGTTTTTGAGTACTGCCAGGATGGTTGAATTTTTTGATGCTGGTGCAAATATTGTGGGATGTATTTCTGGATGGTTACTGTTTTTGGCCATTTACAAACTTTAA
- a CDS encoding energy transducer TonB, whose translation MESKKTPRADLNKKTGLHLSIGLVISLAVITLAFEWKSYDDQSLVDLGVVDDDFEDVMDIPPTEQPPPPPPKIQQPEIIEVPDEEEIEDEIEIDLDVEITEDTQIEEMVFEEAPEEEVSDEIFMVVEDQPEPQGGIQAFYEYVSKNMKYPSQARRMGVEGKVFVQFVVNTDGSLTDVQAIKGIGAGCDEEAVRVIQGAPKWKPGKQRGRAVRVRMVLPITFKLG comes from the coding sequence ATGGAATCTAAGAAAACACCCAGAGCTGATCTTAATAAAAAGACCGGGCTTCACCTGAGTATAGGCTTAGTGATAAGTTTGGCTGTCATAACACTTGCTTTTGAATGGAAGTCTTACGATGATCAAAGCCTAGTAGATTTAGGTGTTGTGGATGATGACTTTGAAGATGTGATGGATATTCCGCCGACCGAGCAACCACCACCACCACCACCAAAGATTCAGCAACCGGAAATTATTGAGGTTCCAGATGAAGAAGAAATTGAGGACGAAATTGAAATTGACCTTGATGTTGAAATTACAGAAGATACTCAGATAGAAGAAATGGTGTTTGAAGAAGCCCCTGAAGAAGAAGTATCTGATGAGATTTTCATGGTCGTGGAAGATCAACCTGAACCTCAAGGTGGGATTCAAGCTTTTTATGAATACGTTAGTAAGAACATGAAATACCCTTCTCAAGCCCGCAGAATGGGTGTTGAAGGTAAAGTGTTCGTTCAATTTGTAGTGAATACAGATGGTTCTCTAACTGATGTGCAAGCTATTAAAGGTATTGGTGCAGGTTGTGATGAGGAAGCTGTTCGCGTAATTCAAGGTGCTCCTAAATGGAAGCCTGGTAAGCAGCGTGGTAGAGCCGTAAGAGTGAGAATGGTACTTCCTATCACCTTCAAATTAGGATAA
- a CDS encoding DUF1573 domain-containing protein has protein sequence MKKILVLSAALLFTLQLYAQNSSQQNEPVDGPKIAFVENSHDFGDIEQGEKVNYVFKFENSGTEPLILSNVLTTCGCTATSWPREPLAPGEEGEIAVSFNSAGKMGKQNKVVTVVSNAVNAQERVKIITNVLPKKDSTQD, from the coding sequence ATGAAAAAAATTCTTGTATTATCAGCAGCTTTACTTTTTACTCTACAGTTGTATGCACAAAACAGCTCTCAGCAAAATGAGCCTGTGGATGGCCCGAAAATCGCATTTGTAGAAAATTCACATGATTTTGGAGACATTGAGCAGGGAGAAAAAGTGAACTATGTTTTTAAATTTGAGAATAGTGGCACAGAGCCATTGATTCTCTCCAATGTTCTTACTACCTGTGGCTGCACGGCTACTTCCTGGCCTCGTGAGCCTCTTGCCCCGGGTGAAGAAGGGGAAATTGCAGTTTCTTTCAACAGTGCAGGGAAAATGGGTAAGCAAAATAAAGTAGTGACTGTCGTTTCTAATGCAGTAAATGCTCAGGAAAGGGTCAAGATCATTACCAATGTACTTCCAAAAAAGGATAGTACACAAGATTAA
- a CDS encoding FKBP-type peptidyl-prolyl cis-trans isomerase, with product MDTGDTEFEKQVEFEEQLITDHLELNNITATRDNSGIYYEVLNENTNGTPIEEEDIVSIRYIMKTLGGKLIDSLSMSEEVDTVVRFQHVAGAILPKGINFGVRLMNEGEKFRFYIPSYLAFGNYSYKTLLSSGAILVVDTEVVKVESEEDVKAQEKQAIQQYITMHQLERVSEKSSGIFYQILSEGTGEVVKTGQSVKVAYKGLYLNDEVFDESKSGEPISFSIGYSNIIKGFEEGIKLMKKGEKGRIFVPSDLAYGQGTQVIPGILRKDYLKTYNLRDMAPYQTLIFEVELKEVN from the coding sequence ATGGATACTGGAGATACTGAGTTTGAGAAGCAAGTAGAATTTGAGGAACAGCTAATTACCGATCATCTTGAGTTGAATAACATTACAGCGACTAGAGACAATAGTGGAATCTACTATGAGGTACTAAATGAAAACACAAATGGTACTCCCATAGAAGAGGAGGATATCGTTTCTATCCGTTATATCATGAAGACATTAGGAGGCAAACTCATAGACAGTTTGAGCATGTCTGAAGAAGTAGATACTGTAGTACGTTTTCAGCATGTAGCAGGAGCTATACTTCCTAAAGGAATCAATTTTGGCGTACGCTTGATGAATGAGGGAGAAAAGTTCAGATTTTACATCCCTTCTTATCTTGCATTTGGTAACTATTCTTATAAAACCTTGCTATCCTCCGGAGCCATCCTTGTTGTGGATACTGAGGTGGTAAAAGTGGAATCAGAAGAGGATGTTAAAGCTCAGGAGAAACAGGCTATTCAGCAATATATTACCATGCACCAACTGGAACGTGTTTCTGAAAAATCATCTGGGATTTTTTACCAAATACTCTCAGAAGGTACAGGAGAAGTAGTAAAGACGGGACAATCCGTAAAAGTGGCCTACAAAGGTTTGTATCTCAACGATGAAGTTTTTGATGAATCAAAAAGTGGAGAACCTATATCATTTTCCATAGGATATAGTAACATCATTAAAGGTTTTGAAGAAGGCATCAAGCTGATGAAGAAAGGTGAAAAAGGGCGCATTTTTGTACCTTCTGATCTCGCTTATGGACAAGGGACTCAGGTAATCCCAGGTATACTCAGAAAAGATTACCTGAAAACATATAACCTAAGAGACATGGCTCCATATCAAACGCTTATCTTTGAGGTAGAGCTAAAAGAGGTTAACTAA